In the genome of Engraulis encrasicolus isolate BLACKSEA-1 chromosome 21, IST_EnEncr_1.0, whole genome shotgun sequence, the window CATGCATACCATGAAAATAGCCATAGATAGAAAAGTATTTAACAATTGCAACGAAGTCTGCAGTAGACACCATTCACTGCTTCTAAAGACTACCTGATACTGAGAAGACTTACCGCTCTGAGATTGAGTTCAACTACTATTTTCATGATCTTCTGCGACATCCTCGTAACCTTCAGTCAACACTTTAAGTAGCCCTTACATTTACGATATATTTGTGTATGTTACACGCTGGTATCTACTTTATAAAAGTAGATTAAGGCACAGTCCACTGAGCAGCGCTCACAACTTTGCTGCTCAGCGTCACGTTGCCATGGATGCGCTCGTTCGGTTACGAAATCTGTCCGTGTAGCTGGGATACAAGAAAACTAGTTCCACTTGAAAAACACTTGAGTCTATCATGTGTttgattaaaaatatatattttaacgaGCGAGTCCTTATAATTAGTGGCACACACCTACTGCACTAAAACAACTAGAAATAATACGAATTATTTGGCGTAGAGTTTAGCAGTTCTAAGGCCCACCAAACAATGTAGGCTACCTTGTTTTACTATTTTACTTATCGCGGTATCTCGTCTCGTGCTGAAACATTTGCTCCTCGTGTCGAAGAAGTTGGTTGGTAAGCACGTGTATATCAAACCTTTGGGTAAACGCCTAGGCCTACACTAAAAACTGTATTTTGAGGTTGTTGTTCTTTTCAGACATTGATGTAAAAAACCTTTGTCCCTATTGCGCCAACTGATGCACTGCGTCTGCTAACTaagttatttttttttgtatcaaacacaagcaggtaaggagtgcttctgggtcttcaccttttttccttggtgctcatcagtgtaggggctctcaaacttagtccaagaagacagatgctgaggcactcaaggttgcaatttttttactttttaatttgGCTACAATgtctacgcgtttcggcccttatggccttcttcagggcgtaagcttgatacgccctgaagaaggccataagggccgaaacgcgtaggcattgtagccaaataaaaaagtaaaaaaaaatgcaaccttgagtgcctcagcatctgtcttcctggaccaagttctTTTTTGTCTCTGCTTTATTTGTGTGCTTGGGTTAGACTATCAAaaacttactgtaggctacacttccACAAGAGGGAGCCAGAAAACACCAATTGTCTTAGAGACACACCTGTGAGATAAAGTAACGTTGCCACTGCAACTGTAAATcagattaaataaataatattaaaaaaaatctaaGTGGGTAATAGGCACTATATGGTAGTCAGCCAAGCCGTCTGAGATAGGCCTATGGGTTGGCTTTAAGTTTAAAGTCAGTGTGACTCAGTGCCAGGGGCTCTGGTTTGCAGACCTATCAACTCTAAGTTGATCAGGGGGGGAGTGGTGatgcagatgagagggaggtgaTGCAGATGAGAGCCTGAGAAAGAGGAGCAAGGGATAGGAAAGTGACTGAGTGTCGAGAGGGATCTACAGATTTTtaaggagagagtgaggaaaaATAAGGGAGAGTGAGGTACTGAGTGAGAGGACAAGGAAATGGTAGATGTTTTATATCTCAAGAATAAGAGGTTTTATAGCCTGatgcagatgagagggaggtgaTGCAGATGAGAGCCTGAGAAAGAGGAGCAAGGGATGGGAAAGTGACTGAGTGTCGAGAGGGATCTACAGATTTTtaaggagagagtgaggaaaaATAAGGGAGAGTGAGTTACTGAGTGAGAGGACAAGGAAATGGTAGATGTTTTATATCTCAAGAATAAGAGGTTTTATAGCCTACTTCAATgtgaccttcctggttaaataaaggtagcAAAAACATAtaattttctcttttttaaaacatattttcaTGTCTATGATGACAGAAATCTGTCAGTTATGAGGAACCGTACGGTGATGTCCAACGTAGTGTCCCCTTCCTAAGGTTCTGATGTCATATTCAGCACCAGACTGACTTCCTTTATTGAAAAAGGAAAGAGAGTCGTCACTGTACATTTATGTGTTACTACCAGTAGCCTGTTCCAAGAACATGATGTGATAAACCTGGCCACGTTAACCTACAGCAGAGGTAGACAACAAgtggcccgggggccaaatctggcccacaaTCTTGTTATATCTGGCCCgcaatatttgtttttttaatatttagtcaagtgcacttgactgacaaccccgatgggataacatcctacgcacctgcccaactacagaggtgtgcaaaagcgtctttgttgaactgcgtttttttatatttaaaaatatatatgtttaaaTTTAAACTGATCACGTTTTacttcaaaaaatataattcCACATTTTTGTAAAATTTATTGAATAGCTAATAAGTAACATGACAAAAGCAACAGGTAGAACGATCCTACACAGGCATAGCATTTCATGGCTTTTGACAACAACATTTTGCATCAATAGCTAGCAGGCCGGTCGCCTGTTTCATTAAAGACACGACCAGGAGATGCAACATTCCGCATAATAGCAGCGCATAGAAGAAAATTAATATTTTGAATTAAATTACATAAAATACATTCATgttaaataatgattattttttatataaTAGATTAGAACAACAATTAAATAGAAAAGCGGGACCATGGCCCACAATGCAattgtcagaaaaaaaattggCCCGGGTCCAAACTCAATTGCGGACCCCTGATCTACAGGAAGTTGTAAACCTGATAATAGATAGTCCACAGGAGTCATTTAGTTAAGACAATGacggctccactccactccactatttGGTGATTGATCGCTGTATCAagattaacttaacctggtttactactgattcagcttcttggaataccccacCCCCAGGTCAATTTCCAGTGTAGTTTTGACAATATGAAGTGCATTTTGGCTTTGTAGGCTGAATGCTCCCCTAGTGTCCTACAGCTGAATGTGCCCTCTCGGTCCTACAGCTGAATGCCCCCTTGCTGAGGTCCTACAGCTGAATGTGCCCTCTCTGTCCTACAGCTGAATGCACCCTCCCCTAGTGTCCTACAGCTGAATGCTCCCCCAGTGTCCTACAGCTGAATGCACCCTCCCCAGTGTCCTACAGCTGAATGCTCCCTCCCTAGTGTCCTACAGCTGAATGCCCCCTTGCTGAGGTCCTACAGATGAATGTGCCCTCTCTGTCCTACAGCTGAATGTGCCCTCTCGGTCCTACAGCTGAATGCTCCCTCCCCAGTGTCCTACAGCTGGATGCTCCCTCCCCAGTGTCCTACAGCTGGATGCTCCCTCCCCAGTGTCCTACAGCTGAATGCCCCCTCCCTAGTCTCCTACAGATGAATGCACCCTCACTACAGCACCCTCCCTATGGTCCTACAGATGTTTTAACGTTCGCAGCTTTGGCATTCTGAGGGCAAAGATCATGAGGAAAGTGGAGCCTAGCAACGGCCTGTCACCTGACAACAACCACTAACCATAACAGCTGCAACTCCACTTGCAACACTCATAACTCACTTAAGATGTCCagatattgcgtgtgtgtgtgtgtgtgtgtgagtgtgtgtgtgtgtgtgtgagtgtgtgtgtttacatagtgCAGTGCATGCACACAGTGGGTAAATAGGCATCCTTATCcatgtcactcactcacttgatTACTTTGGAATGAAAATGTCTATTTAATGATCATATTCAAGCAAACATTTTCAATGAAAACATATTCCAGTATTCAAGATCAGTTTTACTTAATGTAAGTAAGCAAGCCTGAATACCAATTTGCAAACCAATAAAATACACAAGTATCAACTAAAACTTAAACTCAATACACTTTTCTTTTGATCTTAACAGGAAACCTAAAAATTCATTCAATGTGATTCTgtaacatttctggaaataagcctaTTTTACAACTCCATTTGGGTTTTCTCCTGTACTTGCAACCGTTGTCTGAGTCTGGTagtgcaaagtttacctccaagctagcatatatCCTTAAATCTTATGGGACCTGCTAGCAAGTAGCTGGACCCATGAGATTCAATGAAAATTGATAGCTTGTAACTAGAAGTAGCATCACCCAACTTAGAGAAAGGTAAAATTCGATTATTGAACAGGACAGGTGCAAAATAagcttttttccccaaaatggttcagtatcactttaaaagcaTTCATCTTGAAGGgaaaaataatacaaaacaaaacaaaacgcgtCTCAATTTGTCGAGACACCAGTCTGTTCCTTGGGGGTTTCATTTGATTGGCTAACGTCATTGTCTGTCTTTTCCTGTTTTTGATCAGATTGGTCCAAGGTGTTTACATCCTTCGGTGTGATTGGCTGTGCTGACGCAGCGTCTCCATCAGAGCTGGCCCCCTCCTCTTCGTCCCCAACTTCCTGGTTCTTGTCTTTAGTGGGCGTGTCATCGTCACTGTCTAGCTCCTCCTCGTCCAAAGCCATCGCCCCCTTCCTCTGTGGCAGCACAGTGAAGAAAGCTTCTCCCCAGTCCCTCTTCTCAAGGTAGGCCAGCATGAtctcaaacactacacacacacacacacacacacacacacacacacacacgagcgaaaacacacacacacgttattataATATGGAACGCTTCTCCCTAGTTCCTCTTCTCCAGGTAGGCCAACATGAtctcaaacactacacacacacacacacacacacacacacacacacacacacacacacacacacacacacacacacacacacacacacacacacacgtgtacgtacacgcacacacgttattGTAATGTGGAATGCTTCTCACCAGCCCCTCTTTTCAAGGTAGGCCAGCATGATCtcaaacactacactacaacacacaaacgctacatgcacacacacaaactgaatctCAATCGCCAACATCACAAACAGCAAATGTAGCACTCTCAACACAGCAATCTAACACAAATTTAAGTGTCAGTTAAAGAGATGTACGGAATTTATGTGTAAATATATGTAcatgagacacacatacacctgaTGAGATATTCaaatcctaacacacacacacacacccatctctgTGTCTTACCGTGGTTGACTGTGAGTACTTTGCGGCTGTTCATCTTGACAAAGTCCCCCAGGGGCAGCTGAGCGTGCTCGATCCCCAACTCCTGGGCACGCTCAAACGTCAGGccctgcacacatacgcacagacacacacacaccaagatattaCTATTTAACTCTGCAttagacacacatacaaatcacTCACtgaatcacactcacactctcccttACACAGACTTGAAatagtcatagtgtgtgtgtgtgtgtgtgtgtgtgtgtccttgtggtgGTTGTGGTCTACTAGTCCTCCTATGACACAGGCCAATGCCAACGCTATTCAGctatgggtggaggtgtagggagaggcaaggatgggatttgaacctgcaaccctctgaccttaagACCACCTGCCTATCCATTAcggcttatgcattatcaatgtGTGTGCTAGTGTATTCATCAGTTCAGTTCTGTTCAgatcagttcaactttattggtacccgaaggtaaactgggtttgcagtttgaaagagaagatggctgtccttacatcagaaccacaagacacatgacacaaaaacatggagtctaaaaaacacatgtaggctacacaaagaaataaataaatgtttgacatttgactaatacacatacaacatatacacacaagggggaagggggggggggtaaactaACTGCAGTGGTGGGCCACAACACTTCATGCAACCActgcaggaccatggcagaagtgaAACTCCTGCCACACTCCTGGTGCAGCTTAAGTGCAAAGAGCATTTCTTCATATCTATCTACCTATTTTTCTTGCTccgtgtgtgtggacatgcatctgtttctgtgtgtgtgtgtgtgtgtgtgtgtgtgtgtgtgtgtgtgtgtgtgtgtgtgtgtgtgtgtgtgtgtgtgtgtgtgtgtgtgcgtgtgtacaagcGCGTTAGTTTGTCACCTTGTGGTGGTTGTGGTCCACTAGTCCTCCTATGACGTAGGCCTTGGTCTCGTCCAGCTCCTTCAGGACATTTGGCGAATCAGACGTCAGATAGACCAGCTGCTCCTGACCAATCACGTCCCGGAAATGCTCCGACTTCACCTGGATatcctggagacacacacgcagatgcgcacacacacacacacacacacacacagacagacagacagacagacagacacacacacacacacacacacacacacacacacacacacacacacacacacgtgttatcTGATGGTACAAGCAGTGTGTACTAGCCTGGCTATTTGGCAGATTATATCACAAGTGAGGTATAGTCTGGGAACCGTCTAGTCATTTTctcacagagagtgtgtgtgatcaaAACTATTTAAAATACTATCTAAAGCTTGATGGAGCGCTGTTATCACATCTGGTGTCGACATGGTGGATCTGAGAAGAAACTACTAACTTCCATTTGTCTAAATACAGTGTTTCtcgaggggggcgttgagaaggagacagatgAGAGCGCGTGGTGCTTAGTTGCAATCGAGATGCATTAGTcccaattttattttttaatactgaaggggggtgttggcaggctcatgataaggtcaagggggcgttgggaggcttataatgtggttcagggggcgtttattcgaaaaaggttgagaaccactggtctaatatCATGTCTTGCCCTCTCTCCCCGGTCTTCTAATATAAGCAGATGATATCAGCAATCGACTGACCGTGACtcataaaacataaaaacacttCGGTCATGAAAAAGCCCATAAGAGTTGATTTAAGACAGGTGatatctttccctcctctctactCTGCGGTCAGAAGGCCAAGTCCTTGacatcacatgcgcacacacagacgcgcacacgcagacgcgcacgcgcacacacacactttccctctcacaccctctctctctctctctctcacacacacacacacacacacacacacacacagacacagacacagacacagacacagacacagacacagacacacacacacacacacacacacacacacacacacacacacacacacacacacacacacacacacacacacacacacacacacacacacacacacacacacacacacacagtaatgccatcccctctactctactcagcaGCCCGGTAGCCAACTTCTCTGCctaaacccatctctctctctccatgacacACATCCAGAGGCAGAGAGGTGACAGAGTTTCCCGCTCCCCGCGAGGTGTGTAGTGTTGGTGCAGTGTCCCAGTCGAAGTGGGTGAGGGTGGGGATGAtagtagtggaggtggtggtggtgtgttgtagTTGTGGTGATGTGGTGATTCACAGTAAAAGGAGTCAACCAAGAAAAGCTGCCATCATGCAGTTCCCATTAATGCCCGCTCACCATCCATGCCCCAGGGATCTTATTGCCCTTTAATACCATCCATGCCTCATGTCTGAAGCACTGCCCTTTTATGCCCCTCTCCCTATGCCCCATACCGTTAGCATTGCCCTCCCAATGCCTTAACTGTTACCAGTAACCCGTTGATACCCCCATTCCAAAACTATTAGCCGTTAATAAAACTAGCACTAGATATCACTGAGGCATCAGCCAGCCGGCGTTCCAATTGGTTTGTGTTCCGTCTGGAAAAGAACCTGTCCGAGAAGGAGTTTGGGACGGCGCCATCGGATCCGGTTCCGCCATGTAGAGCAGAGGGGGGATTCCTACTACTACTAGGGTGACTAGGGTAACCGCTGCCCATCTCTCGTTAGCAGGGCTGCGGAGGCCAGGGTCAGCTTAAAAAGCGTAAGGTGAGAGTGACATTGAGAAGGTCAGAGCCTCTCCTGACCTGGCGAGGCCGGACGGATGAAATGCTACAGCGGCGATACTCAAGCCACTCCGCATGGAGTCTTGGTCATGATCTATCACCCACGCATTCCACAGAATGTCCACACTGTTCTTCTGCCTACCAGAGTAGAGCACTCAAGATGGAAGAACAGTCCAGCATTCTAGAATGTTTCATGTTCTACCACAGCCAGGGTTCCGATTCTAAGTGGTCTCCTACAGTGTGAGTTCCGTATGGAATATAGGCCTTGAGCCGCagccccaaattttggccatcggtgccatctggggggggggaatgctaacatttttttttggtaaggtatatccccccactactagaaaaagcctgatagcagtcacggggtggtagcAAAAAcccttttttcggctcttgaagtgactacccccctctattaaattccatttttgaattcagatgcatgtctagttcaggctcattttgtggggtattgccaatattctataccatggtgcctggtattactggaaaggggacctttcaggctttcatttaagcccattggtgaatctgtctgacatacacagaggtcacagcacttcattaagtcagacatagctcacattttccaacaactcttggctaaactgtctgctttcgtttatctctgtggcgtgaaagaacaccaaggacacaaaattggacaacctcaatactctttggagtctgctgattcagaaaatgtataatatgcccatacaattattttgtatgcgtttgtgagagcgttaaatttgacttgtgcaaccagcaaaagtcttcaaaataatagccaatacatgcaggtcatctgttggaaatattgggcctttttccttccaaagtttctgcttggcatcactgcttggcattaggccttcatttaagatcattattAAATCGGgctgacatactcagaggtcacaTTACTTCtttaaaccagaaataataataactaatgtCACCTAAACTGTAGCCTTTCTTTAGAAGGCTTTCTttaaaccatgggaaaacatcaaggacacaaaccccaaaCATTTCAACactcaaggcactctgctaattcagacaatgtatgatatacccatacaatgtattgtgacagccttacaaaaggccataatgatcattaatatgacatattttaagtccaattctgtcctatctctttatagacgtaaggaaatgtaaggagacataagacgtaaggagataaaagagatgagcgggggcatggggaggcactgtatgttgatgtagagtggggggggggggggagaagtaggggtgaggtgagtgggggTAATTGAGGGGGGgcactgttgggtggggggcaaggccagggtagtggaggtaagtgagtggagggcactgttgagtggggggaggtgattgggggggcactgtggagtgggggggcaaggagggtagtgggggtaggtgaggggggagggcactgttgagtggggggggggggggcgtgggggtaggtgagtggggggggggcttaaaggaaagtgaggggggttggggagataagacactgtagggtggggagtgggggtggggaagggagtgggggtgagatactgtagagcaggtgggggtaagggtggataaatgttTGAAAATATTTGGAATCGTTTCAGAAACCtctaccatattgaatgttggagggaatttgagatgccctagtttcagcagtgttgtgtatatgtttaattgagcaatttttgaccactttctttaggatatgtcaaggtggcaaaatcgaaattcaccttctattgttcagccatgctcatatcagactgtgtgacaactagcctagaaatctagacgcccctaggggtttggcGCGGCCACGCTATGTGACAACATTAGCATCTTCAAAATGACCcataaacagtggctgaaaacaaaccagacctgctcctattaattaatagtatgaacattgttttactctgtatatatttggtgtttgtggtaaaatgtcatgtcttctgtaatgcagtattgttctttttattatgggtacctgccttaggactacggatgacatttggcaactatgcaaataccaacatatttatatcaatgttttttttaactggtgtattgattagtgtgtattatcctaatcaaatgaaagaaagaaagaatgaatgaatgaatgaatgaatgaatacatttgtccattaggcaataggaaataattgtgctaaaaaaaaggaactgtactcatcaatgaatattataggcttacgtcattgcaaggaccataggcctagttatttcagcagttgactgtctatgtgccatttgaccattgtaggaggaccattctctgcttcaaggaagcgaaatcaaacttattttttgtttgtttagtcaacctttggtaaaatatctgttagagaatataacagaaaagtgctgaaaaaagtaatctactatgtagtaggcctatattatggccccacagtattgagaaaaacgcacgaaagtcatccattttgggaaatagcagccatattgaattttggccaatatttttcaatttctttcaataagcttttggtcagtaatctgtgaaatgtctggcaggacaataggtctattattaagcagtgctgtatgtgcaatttgatcatttactgacaacagtaccatttcaacgcggatttatacattcttatgcacatacattcatactgtatatacactacacatacatatattcattcattcttctttttatccaacatttgtatacatgtgtgtaagGAGATAgtacagaattggtcagaaaataggtcattagggccttgaggatcattacggccttttaaaggctcctgcaaatattgtatgggtacattatacatttcctgaatcaacagcatgcctagatttttaaTATCATTCGGTTTTGTGACCCTGATGCTTTCCCATGGTATAtggacaacataaatcatacagttgaggtggaatttgtgagaaattactggtttaaaggataacgccagccaatttcaacatgcatgtaatgctaccctggacttgtcagtaccttagattttttttttcttcagccttttccaagatcctggtcattttaatgggggcaggtgttaccttttgggaaaatatttggagtaggcccatgttaagattttttaaaatgcaaacaaaatctgcccccattagaatagcagcatgcagcatctccggctactgacaagtcaagggtaatgtgagcaatacaacagcatattgaaattggcaggagtgatcatGTAAGTATTTTggaggggcttttcaagcctttattttttgtttatatgagacaggacagtgaaggaggtgacaggaagcgagttgggagggagagatgggggagggtcggcaaagggcacggttcagaatcgaacccgggtcagccgcgtagtagaccagtgtcctaccattaggccacgatagggccgataaattactggtttaaagacctctgtgaatgtcagcacaaacacaggaaaaaggcctgatatttccagctaatgacctgcaatattggctactattttgaagactattggtggttacacaagtcaaattttaggccctcacaaacatatacaaaataattgtatgggcatattatacattttctgaatcaacagagtccaccgagtattgaggttgtctaattttgtgtccttggcgttctttcatgacacagagataaacgaaatcaaacagtttagccaacatttgtgagaaaatgtgagctatgtctggtttaatgaagtgctttgacctctgtgtgtgtcagaaacattcagcaatggacttaaatgaaagaatgaaaggtcccctttccagtaataccaagcgctattgtatagaatattgacaataccccaagctgtcctggaccttctttcgtgcaactgcactacaaaatgctctagccatcattgtgtttgtctggtaaatggcctcaggtgcacagatgtgtgtaaactgagagtgtgcggaaaccaggcaagacagttcagatgaaggggatgacatggaagatgaagagtactgacgaagaaataatataaatctacatgaaactattctttcattgaacatattccctttgcaacatgtttctttattggcttgcaaccccttgtatagggtctcagtctatttgtttatgaaatagcctgtataaaatgttgtatatgaacatttatctaaattctgttaatgagataccatatctgagtggtttaagtaaagtgttacccaatgccctGTCTTTCCAGGGTCTACCGTTTAGATagtatttcttcacatacactacaacagtgtttctcaaagttttcgtgccattcccccttcagaggaagggtgtctgtctgcgcccccctcgagcaaaatggttacgaaaatacaaataaataggccgtcgtaaagtttattagagcctgatatacacgtacagtatggcctatgatgttctctaaatattagtgaatgaatatattgtgattgtaaagggaatgtgttgacttaatggcaaagcagaaaagtattaaaaaagaaaaaccttctgacttcacgcgccccccctccaatacctccgcgcccccctaggggggcttctgccccactttgagaaacactgcactacaataattgaatactttaacaacttgtgaatgtaatgtacattcaaatatgaactacagtataaacaaagtttgtttaagcAAAGTGATACCGggca includes:
- the trmt10a gene encoding RNA (guanine-9-)-methyltransferase domain-containing protein 2; protein product: MAGDTENEPGAVESNGVSEKKADNPDGVAETLSKRQRKKLAKAQQWEEERELRKQKRKERKQKKREERQTQGEEGAGFVARKRFRKEAEPSSLRLVVDCSFDNLMVIKDVRKLHRQIQRCYAENRRAIHPVQFYLTSIGGQLRQNLDERDKGWVNWKDIQVKSEHFRDVIGQEQLVYLTSDSPNVLKELDETKAYVIGGLVDHNHHKGLTFERAQELGIEHAQLPLGDFVKMNSRKVLTVNHVFEIMLAYLEKRDWGEAFFTVLPQRKGAMALDEEELDSDDDTPTKDKNQEVGDEEEGASSDGDAASAQPITPKDVNTLDQSDQKQEKTDNDVSQSNETPKEQTGVSTN